The stretch of DNA ACTCTGCAAATCGGCCAAGCTGATCCCGCCGAGTGCGTACAGGCTTTCGCTGCTCTGGGCATTTTGCTGCGCCTGAGACAGCGTGGCCTGAGCCGCCTGCACCGCCGCATTCAGCGACGTGGTGGCCTGCCCGGTGGTGGTGCGGGTCTGGTTCAGGTTGATCTGGGCCTGCTGCACCTGAAGTCGGGCATTTTCCAGGGCCTGCCGCTGCTGAGAATCGTCGAGTTGCACCACGACCTGTCCGGCGCGAACCTCCTCGCCCTCGGTGACCAGCACGCGCACCACGTTGCCGCCGCTCTGGGCCGCCACCTTGCTGTCGCGGTCAGCCTGAATGGTGGCGCTGGAGGTGCGCTGCACACTCAGGGTTCCGGTTTTGGCCGCCACCACGCGCACACTGAGGGTGGTGGTTTTGGCGGGCGCGGCGTCCAGATCGTTGCTGGTCGTTGCGGCGGCGGGTTTGGCTTCCCCTTCCGCCGCTGCCGTGTTGCCGCCGGGGGGCGTGCAGGCCACCAGCAGCGTCAGGGTCAGCAAGGTCAGGGCAAGGGGAAGACGCTTCTCTGCCATCCGGCTCACCTCACCAGTCCGGTGACATCGTTGCCCGACGCCGTAGACAGCGCCGCCAGCGCCCGCCACAGGTTGTTCTGGGCCTGAATGACGGCAAAGGCCGATTGAGAGCTTTGCACCTGTGCCTGCTGCACTTCTACGGCGGCGGCGGTTCCGGCTTTCAGGCGGGCCTGCGCCTGCGTCAGGCTGGTCTGGGCGTTGGCGGCGCTCTGGCGGGCCAGGTCTACCCGTTCCTGCGCGTCCTGAAAGCTGCGGTAGGCGTCGCGCACCTGCGTATTGGCAGCGCGGGTGGCGTCGTCCAGGCTGCGCTGCGCGTTGGCGAGGGCAGTTCGGGCGTCTTGCAGGGTGCGAACCGGGGTGTAATCGTTGTTGGCAATGCTGACCTGAAGGTTGGCGAAAGCCACGCCCTGAGCGGCCTGCACCAAGGAGGGCAGGCGTTTCTCCAGGCCCGATTGCAGGCTGGCCAGTGTCAGCGAGGGCTTGGGCGGCGCGGGCGGGGCGGTGAGCGTCAGGTCGGTGCCGGTGGGCAGGCCGAGGGTGCGGGCCAATTGCGATTCCAGTACGGGTTGCTGGGCGCGGGCATCGGCCAACTCCTGACGGTTCTGGTTCAGGCTGGTCTGGGCGCGGTTCACGTCCAGTTGGGTGGCCACGCGGGCCTGCAACCGGGCGCGGGCAATCGCCAAATTGCGCTCATCCAGCGCCACCTGGGAAGCGTTCAGTGTGACCCGTCCGGCAGCTTCAAACGCGCCCACATACTGCCCCAGTACCGTCTGAGCAATGTTCAGCTTGGTGCCGTCCAGCGTCACGGCCTGCGCCGCCGCGTCCTGCTGGGCCTGCGTCAGCGTGGTGATGATGGATGTGGGATCGGCCTGCACCGCTTTCAGGTTGGCCTGAGCCTTTTGCAAGTTGGCGCGGGCGGTGGTCACGTCGGGGCCGCTGGCCAGCGCACGGGTCACGGCACTCTGCAACGTCAGGCTGACGGCCTGGGCAGAGGCGGAAGCCGCCAGCGAGAGGCCGAGGGTCAGCAGCAGGGCGGGAAGGGAAGAGATGCGGGTGTTGATGGTACGGGTCATGGGCGGCCTCCGGTGGGCAGGGCAAGTGGGTTGGGCTGGTTTGGATTGAGTAGGGTGGGATCAAGCTCGGTACTGGCCTGTGCCAGCAGCAGCGAAGAAACGTAAGCGTTGGAGGTGGCAGCGTTCAGCGCGTTCTGGGCCTGCGCGGCGCTCAGTTCGGCCTGCGCCACATCCAGCGGGGTCACCAGTCCGGCGTCCAGGCGGGCGCGGGTGCTGGTCAGGTTGGCCTGGGCGCGCGCCAAAGCCGAGGCTGCTTCCTCTACCCGGTCAAGGGCAGTCAGCAGATCGGCGGCCTTCTGGCGCACATCCAAGTCAACGCTTTGACGGGCCGATTCCAGTGCCAGGGCTGCGGCTTGCTGGCCCACATCGGCACTGGTCAGGGCCGTGCCTTTGCCGCTGCCAAACACAGGCAGGCTGGCACTGAGGCTGAGGGCCAATCCTGTCGGCAACGCGGTGGCAGGTTCGCGCAAAGGAAAGCTGACCTGCGCCGCCGCCACGCCCGATTTGACGTTCAGGCTGCCGCCCACTGTGCGCCCCGCGCTGCCCGTCGTACTTCCCAATTGGCCGTACTGCACACCAGTGGAAACGTCAGGCAAGGAAATATCCAGTTGCGCGGCGCGTTTCTGTGCTCCGGCATCGGCCAGTTGCGCGGCGGCACGGATCACTTCGGGGCGGGCCAGCAGGGCGCGGGTCACGAGGACATCGACATCGGCGGGGGCGGCAGGTACGGGCGGCACAGCATCGAAGGCGGCAGCCGTACTGGGCAGGGTCACGCTCTGGCCCAACAGGTTTGCCAGCCCACGCGCCGCCAGATTTACGGCAGTCCGGGCCTGTGCCACCGCATTCTGGGCACTTTGCAGGCCTCCTTCGCGCTCCTGTAGGGCCAGTTCTGGAATCAGGGTGGCGGCACGCTGGGCACGGGCCACTTCCAGTTGGCGGGCGGCAAGCGCGGCCTGAACCTCGGCCAAAGCCGCACCAGCGGTGGCTTCCCGCGCCGAACCGTAGGCCCGAACTGCCTGCACCATCAGCGAAACACGGGCGTCGCGCAGGTCGGCCCCGGCGCGGTTCAGCGCGCGTTCGGCAATGCGCACGCCCTCGAAGGTGGCCGACCAGGGCAGCACACTGGCCGATATCTGTGCCGTCAGGGTGGCATTGCTCAGCCAGCTTCCCGAATCAAAAGGCACCTTGACCAGACTGGCGTCGGTGCCCACCGTAACACTCAAACCGGCACGGGCGCGGGCGCTGTCGAGGGCCAGTTGCGCCGAGCGGTACTGCAAATCGGCGCTGCGCCAGCCCGGAGAAGCCCGCACCAGCGTCAGCGTTTGCGCGAGGGTCAGCGTGGGGGCAGTCGGAGCCGTGGGGCCAGTGGGAGCGGTTGGAGCAGCAGCGGGGGCAGCTTCAGTCGGGGCAGGAGGAGGGGCGATCTGGGCATGCGCGTCGGGCAGACCCACCAGCAGCGTCACAGACAACAAAACAGTTAGAGAAAATCGCATAGAAACAGGCAACCTCAAGGGGGACAGGGAGGAGGAAAACTGGGATGACTGGACAGTTAACGAGTGCCGACTCACTTACATGCAGAGTTTACGGGAAAGGTGGTCAAAAGGTTCCCACCTCACCCTCCGCAGGAGTGGCCCAGCGGGTCACGGCTCCAGCCCCGGCCACAGCACATCCATCACGCCGCGCACCAGCCGCCCGCTGTCCATTGGCGGGCGGTGGGGGTCGGGCATCAGGTGTTCGAGATGCAAGTACTGCGTCAGCGCGCCCATCCACAGCAGCGCCGTCACATCGGCATCTACCGGGCGAATGCGTCCCAGCGCCACTTCTGCCCGCAAGTAAGAGGCCACCGCCTGCGTATCCTCGCGCATCGGGTTGTCGAGTTTCATCAGCATCGGGTTGGCCTGACCGCGAGAAAACATGAGCATCAGGTTGGGCAACAGGCGGGCGGCAGCCTCCAGAAGTTCCAGCGCGGCGCGTTCCAGATTGCGCCGCACATCGCCGCAGCCGACCTGTGCATTCAGATGTTCTCGCCATTGGGGAGCTTCCCGCAGCCCCACCACTTCCTCAAAAATGTCCTCCTTACTGGGAAATCGTTTAAAGAGCGTGCCTTCAGAAATCCCGGCACGCCGCGCAATTTCGGCAGTTGTCGCCGAAAAACCATGTTCTAGAAACACTTCACGGGCCGCCGCCGTGATTTGTTCGTCGCTGATAATGCGGGGGCGGGCCATAAGTGAGTGTTTACTCGCTAATAGGCAGACCTGACCGTAGGGAGAATGACAATTGCGGCAAAGGCCTTGAGCGGGCGCACACCTAGCACGGGTAAAACGGGTCTAGACTGTGGGGCATGACACAACCCAGCGGCAAGGCGCACTCTGGCGAA from Deinococcus sp. QL22 encodes:
- a CDS encoding TolC family protein, encoding MTRTINTRISSLPALLLTLGLSLAASASAQAVSLTLQSAVTRALASGPDVTTARANLQKAQANLKAVQADPTSIITTLTQAQQDAAAQAVTLDGTKLNIAQTVLGQYVGAFEAAGRVTLNASQVALDERNLAIARARLQARVATQLDVNRAQTSLNQNRQELADARAQQPVLESQLARTLGLPTGTDLTLTAPPAPPKPSLTLASLQSGLEKRLPSLVQAAQGVAFANLQVSIANNDYTPVRTLQDARTALANAQRSLDDATRAANTQVRDAYRSFQDAQERVDLARQSAANAQTSLTQAQARLKAGTAAAVEVQQAQVQSSQSAFAVIQAQNNLWRALAALSTASGNDVTGLVR
- a CDS encoding TolC family protein; this encodes MRFSLTVLLSVTLLVGLPDAHAQIAPPPAPTEAAPAAAPTAPTGPTAPTAPTLTLAQTLTLVRASPGWRSADLQYRSAQLALDSARARAGLSVTVGTDASLVKVPFDSGSWLSNATLTAQISASVLPWSATFEGVRIAERALNRAGADLRDARVSLMVQAVRAYGSAREATAGAALAEVQAALAARQLEVARAQRAATLIPELALQEREGGLQSAQNAVAQARTAVNLAARGLANLLGQSVTLPSTAAAFDAVPPVPAAPADVDVLVTRALLARPEVIRAAAQLADAGAQKRAAQLDISLPDVSTGVQYGQLGSTTGSAGRTVGGSLNVKSGVAAAQVSFPLREPATALPTGLALSLSASLPVFGSGKGTALTSADVGQQAAALALESARQSVDLDVRQKAADLLTALDRVEEAASALARAQANLTSTRARLDAGLVTPLDVAQAELSAAQAQNALNAATSNAYVSSLLLAQASTELDPTLLNPNQPNPLALPTGGRP
- a CDS encoding TetR/AcrR family transcriptional regulator, translated to MARPRIISDEQITAAAREVFLEHGFSATTAEIARRAGISEGTLFKRFPSKEDIFEEVVGLREAPQWREHLNAQVGCGDVRRNLERAALELLEAAARLLPNLMLMFSRGQANPMLMKLDNPMREDTQAVASYLRAEVALGRIRPVDADVTALLWMGALTQYLHLEHLMPDPHRPPMDSGRLVRGVMDVLWPGLEP